One genomic window of Lytechinus variegatus isolate NC3 chromosome 1, Lvar_3.0, whole genome shotgun sequence includes the following:
- the LOC121431305 gene encoding uncharacterized protein LOC121431305: MFWRSSGVKKKYATGATAHLCLLSPPQRGSMMGINKEASADCGLTSGPCGGRNASTGTTLAIKEGSNFTVTFQKNLDHYYASNPGYFKISVSFDEEQTFKLLHSTNDTPDPSLTLYSMNVTMPFMPLDKPGTLQVAYVTQNPQAPKEFYQCSDIMLYGANIKLATVV, from the exons atgttttggcggagcagtggtgtaaaaaaaaaatacgccaCCGGTGCGACGGCGCACCTGTGTTTGCTGAGCCCTCCACAACGCGGCTCAATGATGGGCATTAACAAAGAAG CATCTGCGGACTGCGGATTGACTTCTGGTCCGTGTGGTGGTCGTAATGCCAGCACAGGAACCACTCTTGCTATCAA GGAGGGCAGCAATTTTACTGTTACTTTCCAGAAAAACCTTGATCATTATTACGCAAGTAACCCG GGATACTTCAAAATATCTGTGAGTTTTGATGAAGAGCAGACTTTCAAGCTGTTACATTCTACCAACGATACTCCGGACCCATCCCTCACTCTCTACTCTATGAACGTCACCATGCCATTCAT GCCGTTGGATAAGCCAGGGACATTGCAG GTCGCTTACGTGACACAGAACCCGCAAGCTCCGAAAGAATTCTACCAGTGTAGTGATATCATGCTCTATGGGGCAAACATTAAATTGGCA
- the LOC121418660 gene encoding uncharacterized protein LOC121418660 isoform X2 has translation MDSTDRTSRDETVNPHDVIPTQLKAVLPDNYDYVITSFSLQDAGFTALLEASAPDAMKWKQDFEESSKCTWRVQRTHPCQGQRILFKKDYRCHHGQQRKMKEGCSRHMKDTGCSSSLQLTVRRTKTFGGRLSRSTNPNLQSHPAIIKIVWNHNHAINIPSALRFRDVNQQTCEKLEDLFRKGHSPSSALNVLEMDLQTDPESYILKSGDRSLCPDLQFCFRLYYKIFNQTYGASDGDQMIGDLDSKIIAGYNEEAGSVCIKMEKTDEGELVIAICTPIMKRVHTMLKHSGELVFIDSTGNVDRHGSRVFQLLTHSNAGGLPLGVMICSNEAEKTIQAGLKLFQSVFPGNAFFGKGDRGPQIFITDDCLAERKALSSVYPDASLLLCTFHILQAVWRWLWDGKHNIEKCHRQSLFNHMKQMVYAPSIAEVDAAYDHALSDPLMLRYSNYKAYIKGLHDRKEVWAHACRLHLMTRGNNTNNYAEAAMRVLKDSLLHRTKAFNVPQLLDFLTTRMEAFYQRKLVAVANQRTPAWRMARQVTCSIKKEDVTRTGENMYTVRSQSEEGTHAVDMKVGVCTCFVGRTGGACKHQEATIKHFNETSTNFLPSSSEERALILKIATGNDVNVPFRWLESLQFVEPMVGSGEGQTEPSLQDVSDASGSMPWSTLAGSFDADSGDDFEMQPKKVQDPQLVRIQSLEVQRDFHNAFDRRLHGGSSSGNEHLIILHDSKSFGGRSSGNV, from the exons ATGGACAGTACTGACCGTACAAGTCGAGATGAAACTGTCAATCCTCATGATGTCATTCCCACTCAACTGAAg GCAGTTCTTCCAGATAATTATGACTATGTCATAACATCTTTCAGTCTCCAAGATGCTGGATTCACTGCTTTACTGGAAGCAAGTGCACCAGATGCCATGAAGTGGAAGCAAGACTTCGAAGAATCCTCGAAGTGTACTTGGAGGGTACAGAGAACCCACCCATGTCAAGGACAACGTATCCTTTTCAAG AAAGACTACAGATGTCATCATGGacaacagagaaaaatgaaagagggATGCTCACGTCATATGAAAGACACTGGATGCTCTTCCAGTCTACAGTTAACTGTGAGGAGAACAAAAACATTTGGTGGAAGACTAAGCAG GAGCACAAACCCCAACCTCCAGTCTCACCCTGCTATCATCAAGATTGTTTGGAACCACAACCATGCTATCAACATTCCATCTGCTTTGAGGTTTCGCGATGTGAATCAGCAAACCTGCGAGAAACTGGAGGACCTTTTCAGGAAAGGACACTCTCCTTCTAGTGCCCTAAATGTGCTGGAAATGGATCTCCAGACTGACCCAGAGTCCTACATTCTGAAATCAGGAGACAGATCTCTGTGTCCagatttgcaattttgttttag GCTCTACTACAAGATCTTCAATCAGACATATGGTGCGTCAGATGGCGACCAAATGATTGGTGACTTAGACTCCAAGATCATTGCCGGCTACAATGAAGAGGCTGGGTCAGTCTGCATCAAGATGGAGAAGACAGATGAGGGAGAGCTGGTGATTGCAATCTGCACCCCCATCATGAAGAGGGTTCACACTATGCTTAAACATAGTGGGGAACTTGTCTTCATTGATTCAACAG GAAATGTTGATCGCCATGGCAGCAGAGTTTTTCAACTTCTGACACATAGCAATGCTGGTGGCCTTCCTCTTGGAGTGATGATATGTTCAAATGAGGCTGAAAAGACCATACAAGCCGGATTGAAGctatttcaatcagtttttccAGGGAATGCATTTTTTGGCAAGGGAGATAGAGGACCACAGATCTTTATCACTGACGATTGCCTAGCTGAGCGCAAGGCCCTCAGCTCAGTGTATCCTGATGCCAGCTTGCTACTCTGCACATTCCACATTCTGCAAGCTGTGTGGAGATGGCTGTGGGATGGAAAACATAACATCGAGAAGTGCCACCGtcagtcacttttcaaccacatGAAACAGATGGTGTATGCACCCAGCATTGCAGAGGTTGATGCTGCTTATGACCATGCATTGAGTGACCCATTAATGTTACG ATACTCAAATTACAAGGCCTACATCAAAGGGCTGCATGACAGGAAGGAGGTATGGGCTCATGCATGTCGCCTACACCTGATGACTCGGGGAAATAATACTAACAATTACGCAGAGGCTGCCATGCGAGTTCTAAAGGATTCGCTCCTACATAGAACTAAAGCTTTCAATGTGCCACAGCTTTTAGACTTCCTGACCACAAGGATGGAGGCCTTCTACCAACGGAAGCTGGTGGCAGTGGCCAACCAGAGGACACCCGCTTGGAGGATGGCAAGGCAGGTCACATGTTCCATCAAGAAAGAAGATGTTACAAGA ACTGGAGAGAACATGTACACAGTAAGAAGTCAGAGTGAGGAGGGAACACATGCTGTGGACATGAAGGTGGGAGTTTGTACTTGCTTTGTCGGAAGAACTGGCGGTGCCTGCAAACATCAGGAAGCTACAATCAAACATTTCAACGAGACATCTACTAACTTTCTTCCATCATCTTCAGAAGAAAGGGCTCTCATATTGAAGATTGCTACTGGAA ATGATGTGAACGTTCCATTCAGATGGCTAGAATCACTCCAGTTTGTTGAACCAATGGTAGGATCAGGAGAAGGTCAAACAGAACCATCTCTGCAAGATGTGTCAGATGCGAGTGGATCTATGCCTTGGAGCACGTTGGCTGGATCCTTTGATGCAGACAGTGGTGATGACTTCGAAATGCAACCAAAGAAAGTCCAAGACCCACAGCTTGTGCGTATCCAGAGTTTGGAAGTTCAAAGAGACTTTCACAATGCTTTTGATAGACGTCTTCATGGTGGCAGTAGTTCAGGAAATG AGCATCTGATCATTTTGCATGA TTCCAAATCATTTGGAGGAAGGTCTTCAGGAAATGTTTGA
- the LOC121418660 gene encoding uncharacterized protein LOC121418660 isoform X3 — translation MDSTDRTSRDETVNPHDVIPTQLKAVLPDNYDYVITSFSLQDAGFTALLEASAPDAMKWKQDFEESSKCTWRVQRTHPCQGQRILFKKDYRCHHGQQRKMKEGCSRHMKDTGCSSSLQLTVRRTKTFGGRLSRSTNPNLQSHPAIIKIVWNHNHAINIPSALRFRDVNQQTCEKLEDLFRKGHSPSSALNVLEMDLQTDPESYILKSGDRSLCPDLQFCFRLYYKIFNQTYGASDGDQMIGDLDSKIIAGYNEEAGSVCIKMEKTDEGELVIAICTPIMKRVHTMLKHSGELVFIDSTGNVDRHGSRVFQLLTHSNAGGLPLGVMICSNEAEKTIQAGLKLFQSVFPGNAFFGKGDRGPQIFITDDCLAERKALSSVYPDASLLLCTFHILQAVWRWLWDGKHNIEKCHRQSLFNHMKQMVYAPSIAEVDAAYDHALSDPLMLRYSNYKAYIKGLHDRKEVWAHACRLHLMTRGNNTNNYAEAAMRVLKDSLLHRTKAFNVPQLLDFLTTRMEAFYQRKLVAVANQRTPAWRMARQVTCSIKKEDVTRTGENMYTVRSQSEEGTHAVDMKVGVCTCFVGRTGGACKHQEATIKHFNETSTNFLPSSSEERALILKIATGNDVNVPFRWLESLQFVEPMVGSGEGQTEPSLQDVSDASGSMPWSTLAGSFDADSGDDFEMQPKKVQDPQLVRIQSLEVQRDFHNAFDRRLHGGSSSGNVLCQWIKSI, via the exons ATGGACAGTACTGACCGTACAAGTCGAGATGAAACTGTCAATCCTCATGATGTCATTCCCACTCAACTGAAg GCAGTTCTTCCAGATAATTATGACTATGTCATAACATCTTTCAGTCTCCAAGATGCTGGATTCACTGCTTTACTGGAAGCAAGTGCACCAGATGCCATGAAGTGGAAGCAAGACTTCGAAGAATCCTCGAAGTGTACTTGGAGGGTACAGAGAACCCACCCATGTCAAGGACAACGTATCCTTTTCAAG AAAGACTACAGATGTCATCATGGacaacagagaaaaatgaaagagggATGCTCACGTCATATGAAAGACACTGGATGCTCTTCCAGTCTACAGTTAACTGTGAGGAGAACAAAAACATTTGGTGGAAGACTAAGCAG GAGCACAAACCCCAACCTCCAGTCTCACCCTGCTATCATCAAGATTGTTTGGAACCACAACCATGCTATCAACATTCCATCTGCTTTGAGGTTTCGCGATGTGAATCAGCAAACCTGCGAGAAACTGGAGGACCTTTTCAGGAAAGGACACTCTCCTTCTAGTGCCCTAAATGTGCTGGAAATGGATCTCCAGACTGACCCAGAGTCCTACATTCTGAAATCAGGAGACAGATCTCTGTGTCCagatttgcaattttgttttag GCTCTACTACAAGATCTTCAATCAGACATATGGTGCGTCAGATGGCGACCAAATGATTGGTGACTTAGACTCCAAGATCATTGCCGGCTACAATGAAGAGGCTGGGTCAGTCTGCATCAAGATGGAGAAGACAGATGAGGGAGAGCTGGTGATTGCAATCTGCACCCCCATCATGAAGAGGGTTCACACTATGCTTAAACATAGTGGGGAACTTGTCTTCATTGATTCAACAG GAAATGTTGATCGCCATGGCAGCAGAGTTTTTCAACTTCTGACACATAGCAATGCTGGTGGCCTTCCTCTTGGAGTGATGATATGTTCAAATGAGGCTGAAAAGACCATACAAGCCGGATTGAAGctatttcaatcagtttttccAGGGAATGCATTTTTTGGCAAGGGAGATAGAGGACCACAGATCTTTATCACTGACGATTGCCTAGCTGAGCGCAAGGCCCTCAGCTCAGTGTATCCTGATGCCAGCTTGCTACTCTGCACATTCCACATTCTGCAAGCTGTGTGGAGATGGCTGTGGGATGGAAAACATAACATCGAGAAGTGCCACCGtcagtcacttttcaaccacatGAAACAGATGGTGTATGCACCCAGCATTGCAGAGGTTGATGCTGCTTATGACCATGCATTGAGTGACCCATTAATGTTACG ATACTCAAATTACAAGGCCTACATCAAAGGGCTGCATGACAGGAAGGAGGTATGGGCTCATGCATGTCGCCTACACCTGATGACTCGGGGAAATAATACTAACAATTACGCAGAGGCTGCCATGCGAGTTCTAAAGGATTCGCTCCTACATAGAACTAAAGCTTTCAATGTGCCACAGCTTTTAGACTTCCTGACCACAAGGATGGAGGCCTTCTACCAACGGAAGCTGGTGGCAGTGGCCAACCAGAGGACACCCGCTTGGAGGATGGCAAGGCAGGTCACATGTTCCATCAAGAAAGAAGATGTTACAAGA ACTGGAGAGAACATGTACACAGTAAGAAGTCAGAGTGAGGAGGGAACACATGCTGTGGACATGAAGGTGGGAGTTTGTACTTGCTTTGTCGGAAGAACTGGCGGTGCCTGCAAACATCAGGAAGCTACAATCAAACATTTCAACGAGACATCTACTAACTTTCTTCCATCATCTTCAGAAGAAAGGGCTCTCATATTGAAGATTGCTACTGGAA ATGATGTGAACGTTCCATTCAGATGGCTAGAATCACTCCAGTTTGTTGAACCAATGGTAGGATCAGGAGAAGGTCAAACAGAACCATCTCTGCAAGATGTGTCAGATGCGAGTGGATCTATGCCTTGGAGCACGTTGGCTGGATCCTTTGATGCAGACAGTGGTGATGACTTCGAAATGCAACCAAAGAAAGTCCAAGACCCACAGCTTGTGCGTATCCAGAGTTTGGAAGTTCAAAGAGACTTTCACAATGCTTTTGATAGACGTCTTCATGGTGGCAGTAGTTCAGGAAATG TTTTGTGCCAATGGATTAAGAGCATCTGA
- the LOC121418660 gene encoding uncharacterized protein LOC121418660 isoform X1 codes for MDSTDRTSRDETVNPHDVIPTQLKAVLPDNYDYVITSFSLQDAGFTALLEASAPDAMKWKQDFEESSKCTWRVQRTHPCQGQRILFKKDYRCHHGQQRKMKEGCSRHMKDTGCSSSLQLTVRRTKTFGGRLSRSTNPNLQSHPAIIKIVWNHNHAINIPSALRFRDVNQQTCEKLEDLFRKGHSPSSALNVLEMDLQTDPESYILKSGDRSLCPDLQFCFRLYYKIFNQTYGASDGDQMIGDLDSKIIAGYNEEAGSVCIKMEKTDEGELVIAICTPIMKRVHTMLKHSGELVFIDSTGNVDRHGSRVFQLLTHSNAGGLPLGVMICSNEAEKTIQAGLKLFQSVFPGNAFFGKGDRGPQIFITDDCLAERKALSSVYPDASLLLCTFHILQAVWRWLWDGKHNIEKCHRQSLFNHMKQMVYAPSIAEVDAAYDHALSDPLMLRYSNYKAYIKGLHDRKEVWAHACRLHLMTRGNNTNNYAEAAMRVLKDSLLHRTKAFNVPQLLDFLTTRMEAFYQRKLVAVANQRTPAWRMARQVTCSIKKEDVTRTGENMYTVRSQSEEGTHAVDMKVGVCTCFVGRTGGACKHQEATIKHFNETSTNFLPSSSEERALILKIATGNDVNVPFRWLESLQFVEPMVGSGEGQTEPSLQDVSDASGSMPWSTLAGSFDADSGDDFEMQPKKVQDPQLVRIQSLEVQRDFHNAFDRRLHGGSSSGNGELHSYYSLKLTNTKKHVLFNL; via the exons ATGGACAGTACTGACCGTACAAGTCGAGATGAAACTGTCAATCCTCATGATGTCATTCCCACTCAACTGAAg GCAGTTCTTCCAGATAATTATGACTATGTCATAACATCTTTCAGTCTCCAAGATGCTGGATTCACTGCTTTACTGGAAGCAAGTGCACCAGATGCCATGAAGTGGAAGCAAGACTTCGAAGAATCCTCGAAGTGTACTTGGAGGGTACAGAGAACCCACCCATGTCAAGGACAACGTATCCTTTTCAAG AAAGACTACAGATGTCATCATGGacaacagagaaaaatgaaagagggATGCTCACGTCATATGAAAGACACTGGATGCTCTTCCAGTCTACAGTTAACTGTGAGGAGAACAAAAACATTTGGTGGAAGACTAAGCAG GAGCACAAACCCCAACCTCCAGTCTCACCCTGCTATCATCAAGATTGTTTGGAACCACAACCATGCTATCAACATTCCATCTGCTTTGAGGTTTCGCGATGTGAATCAGCAAACCTGCGAGAAACTGGAGGACCTTTTCAGGAAAGGACACTCTCCTTCTAGTGCCCTAAATGTGCTGGAAATGGATCTCCAGACTGACCCAGAGTCCTACATTCTGAAATCAGGAGACAGATCTCTGTGTCCagatttgcaattttgttttag GCTCTACTACAAGATCTTCAATCAGACATATGGTGCGTCAGATGGCGACCAAATGATTGGTGACTTAGACTCCAAGATCATTGCCGGCTACAATGAAGAGGCTGGGTCAGTCTGCATCAAGATGGAGAAGACAGATGAGGGAGAGCTGGTGATTGCAATCTGCACCCCCATCATGAAGAGGGTTCACACTATGCTTAAACATAGTGGGGAACTTGTCTTCATTGATTCAACAG GAAATGTTGATCGCCATGGCAGCAGAGTTTTTCAACTTCTGACACATAGCAATGCTGGTGGCCTTCCTCTTGGAGTGATGATATGTTCAAATGAGGCTGAAAAGACCATACAAGCCGGATTGAAGctatttcaatcagtttttccAGGGAATGCATTTTTTGGCAAGGGAGATAGAGGACCACAGATCTTTATCACTGACGATTGCCTAGCTGAGCGCAAGGCCCTCAGCTCAGTGTATCCTGATGCCAGCTTGCTACTCTGCACATTCCACATTCTGCAAGCTGTGTGGAGATGGCTGTGGGATGGAAAACATAACATCGAGAAGTGCCACCGtcagtcacttttcaaccacatGAAACAGATGGTGTATGCACCCAGCATTGCAGAGGTTGATGCTGCTTATGACCATGCATTGAGTGACCCATTAATGTTACG ATACTCAAATTACAAGGCCTACATCAAAGGGCTGCATGACAGGAAGGAGGTATGGGCTCATGCATGTCGCCTACACCTGATGACTCGGGGAAATAATACTAACAATTACGCAGAGGCTGCCATGCGAGTTCTAAAGGATTCGCTCCTACATAGAACTAAAGCTTTCAATGTGCCACAGCTTTTAGACTTCCTGACCACAAGGATGGAGGCCTTCTACCAACGGAAGCTGGTGGCAGTGGCCAACCAGAGGACACCCGCTTGGAGGATGGCAAGGCAGGTCACATGTTCCATCAAGAAAGAAGATGTTACAAGA ACTGGAGAGAACATGTACACAGTAAGAAGTCAGAGTGAGGAGGGAACACATGCTGTGGACATGAAGGTGGGAGTTTGTACTTGCTTTGTCGGAAGAACTGGCGGTGCCTGCAAACATCAGGAAGCTACAATCAAACATTTCAACGAGACATCTACTAACTTTCTTCCATCATCTTCAGAAGAAAGGGCTCTCATATTGAAGATTGCTACTGGAA ATGATGTGAACGTTCCATTCAGATGGCTAGAATCACTCCAGTTTGTTGAACCAATGGTAGGATCAGGAGAAGGTCAAACAGAACCATCTCTGCAAGATGTGTCAGATGCGAGTGGATCTATGCCTTGGAGCACGTTGGCTGGATCCTTTGATGCAGACAGTGGTGATGACTTCGAAATGCAACCAAAGAAAGTCCAAGACCCACAGCTTGTGCGTATCCAGAGTTTGGAAGTTCAAAGAGACTTTCACAATGCTTTTGATAGACGTCTTCATGGTGGCAGTAGTTCAGGAAATGGTGAGTTACATTCGTACTATTcattgaaattgacaaataccaaaaaacatgttttattcAATCTATAG